The sequence AGGAGGTACTGGAGGAGCTCGGGCTTGGAGAGGCGAAGAGGGAAGTCCGGAGAATCAAAAAGCGCCTAAGTCTTTAACCTTTTCTTTTAAACCTCTGGTTTTGGTGGCCTTTTTAAGGCATTACTGCCAAAGTAATAACGGTGATGTTATGGTCGAGTATAAGGACATGGTTCTAAAGGTTGTTGGAGAGAGGCTCTCCCCGACCAAGATGAAGGTCAAGGCCGGAGATTTTGAGATAGTGATGGACAAGCTCGGTGGAGAGGCTCCTAGCCCAATAGACTACGTTCTTGCTGCCCTCGCTGGCTGTATAAACATAGTGGGGACCCTCGTTGCCAAGGACATGGGAATAAACATCGAAGACCTGAGTATTGAAATCGAGGGTGTCTTCAACCCGGGGAAGCTCTACGGCAAGGGCGACGAGAGGGCGGGATACAAGGAGATAAGGGTCAAGGTTAAGGTGAAGACGGACGCGGACGAGGAGACCCTCAAGAAGTGGCTTGAGCAG is a genomic window of Thermococcus guaymasensis DSM 11113 containing:
- a CDS encoding OsmC family protein, giving the protein MVEYKDMVLKVVGERLSPTKMKVKAGDFEIVMDKLGGEAPSPIDYVLAALAGCINIVGTLVAKDMGINIEDLSIEIEGVFNPGKLYGKGDERAGYKEIRVKVKVKTDADEETLKKWLEQVEERCPVSDNLANPTPVKVEFEKC